One genomic window of Halanaerobium saccharolyticum subsp. saccharolyticum DSM 6643 includes the following:
- the plsX gene encoding phosphate acyltransferase PlsX, producing the protein MYRIAVDVMSGEKEASELITGALRALKEEKEIELTLIGEYDIISEELAKTDFDSKRLKIENSDEIITMDESPIKALRKKKKATVNVGAKLLKKSKIDAFISPGNTGSVMAAGLLRVGRIKGVSRPPIAIQFPAVNGSTLVLDNGANTDCSPENLKQFALMGQLYAENVMKIDNPKIALLNIGEEKTKGNNLTKESYEVLSNDQRIKNFIGNVEGRDIFSNKVDVVVTDGFVGNIVLKTTEGAASFFLDLIKESFKTNLRSKIAAFLIKPYLKKVLNKIDYRQYGGAPLLGINGVVIISHGGSDGTAIYNAIKAAKRTVKEDIVKLIKAELEKNEELE; encoded by the coding sequence TTGTATAGAATAGCTGTTGATGTGATGAGTGGAGAAAAAGAGGCTTCGGAATTGATTACAGGGGCTTTAAGGGCTTTAAAAGAAGAAAAAGAAATAGAATTGACCCTGATTGGTGAATATGATATTATAAGCGAAGAGTTAGCAAAAACTGACTTTGATTCGAAAAGGCTTAAAATCGAAAATTCTGACGAGATTATTACAATGGATGAATCACCAATTAAAGCACTTCGTAAAAAAAAGAAGGCCACGGTGAATGTAGGAGCAAAACTTTTAAAGAAATCAAAAATAGATGCTTTTATATCTCCAGGAAATACAGGTTCAGTTATGGCAGCTGGTTTATTGCGAGTTGGTAGGATTAAAGGTGTCTCTAGACCGCCAATCGCTATTCAATTTCCCGCTGTTAATGGAAGTACTTTAGTTTTAGATAATGGTGCAAATACTGACTGCAGTCCTGAAAACTTAAAGCAATTTGCTTTAATGGGACAGCTTTATGCAGAAAATGTAATGAAGATTGATAACCCTAAAATTGCACTTTTAAATATAGGGGAAGAAAAAACTAAGGGTAATAATTTAACTAAAGAGAGTTATGAAGTTTTAAGTAATGATCAACGAATCAAAAATTTTATAGGCAATGTTGAAGGCAGAGATATTTTTAGCAATAAAGTTGATGTGGTTGTAACTGATGGTTTTGTTGGGAATATTGTTCTCAAAACAACTGAAGGCGCAGCTTCTTTTTTTCTTGATTTAATCAAGGAAAGCTTTAAAACTAATTTGCGTTCTAAAATTGCTGCTTTTTTAATAAAACCTTATTTGAAAAAAGTTTTAAATAAAATAGATTATAGGCAATATGGTGGTGCCCCCTTATTAGGGATTAATGGGGTTGTAATTATCAGTCATGGTGGTTCTGATGGCACAGCTATTTATAATGCAATCAAAGCTGCTAAAAGGACTGTAAAAGAAGATATAGTTAAATTGATAAAAGCTGAGTTAGAGAAGAATGAGGAGTTGGAATAA
- the rpmF gene encoding 50S ribosomal protein L32 produces MAVPKKRTSKTRKRKRRTHKKLTAPSLTECSNCHEKILPHHVCPECGHYDGKKVSKN; encoded by the coding sequence TGTACCAAAGAAACGGACTTCTAAAACACGTAAGAGAAAAAGACGTACTCATAAGAAATTAACTGCGCCTAGTCTTACAGAATGTTCAAACTGCCATGAAAAGATTTTACCTCATCATGTATGTCCAGAATGTGGACACTATGATGGCAAAAAGGTGAGTAAAAATTAA